Sequence from the Corallococcus soli genome:
GACGTGCCCGGCCAGCCCGGCATCACCTCGCTGCTGCCGCCCACCACCTGGGCGGTGCGCTGACGCGGGCGCGGGGCACGGGCGCCCCTCCCTGGAGTGCGTGGGTGGTGGGCCTCCCGTTCAGGGTCATTCCCCACTCCGGGAGGAAGGGATGCCCCGTCCGTCCGGCAGCGAACGGCGGTGGGGCACGGCGGACACGGCGCGGGGGCCCTGCCCGCCGAGCGCTCCGCGCGCAGTGCAATCGCGGCCCGCATGCGTACACTGCAAGTCACACGGCATGCGTGAACCGCGCGGCCGCGAGAGGACACGGATGGAGCTTGAAGGCTCCGAGCGGGAGGAACTCACCCACGCCCTCCTGGGCGCATTCGCCTCGGTGGAGGAGCTCCACCGGATGGTCACGGTGAAGTGCGGTCGGGACTTCGTGCTCCCCGTGGAGCGGGAGGGCGCGGCCCGGGCCCGGGCGCTCGTGCACACCGCGGAGGCGGAGGGGTGGACGGACACGCTCGTGCGCGGCGCGCAGGCGGCGGCGCCCGGCCACCCGCGCATCCGTCGCTTCCTCCAGTCGTACTTCTCCTCCGTGCAGCGCAGCGTGTCCGCCAGCGCGCTGGCGCGCATCGTCCGGGCGGCGAAGCAGCCCATGACGCCGGAGGACTGGAGGGACAGGCTGGCCCTGCTGTCGCGGCGCGTGTGCCGGGTGGAACTGGACGGGGGCCGCGCGCTGGGCACGGGCTTCCTGGTGGCGCCGGACGTGGTGCTCACCAACTCGCACGTCATCGAGCACCGGCTGGTGGAGGCGCTGCGCGTGCGCTTCGACCTGAAGGTGCTGCCCGAACGCATCGCCGTGCACCCCGGCCGCGTGTACGCGGTGACGGCGTGCCTGGCGCAGAGCCCGCACAGCCCGGCGGACCTGATGCACCCGCGCCCGCGAGAGGCCACGCGCGACGAGCTGGACTACGCCTTCCTGCGCATCCAGGACGCGCCCGGCGAGGACCGGCTGGGGGACCGCCCGCGCGGCTTCATCCCGCTGCCCCTGTCGCCCGCGCCCTTCACCACCGGCGCCCTGGCGCTCGTCGTGCAGCACCCCAAGGGCCGGCCGATGCAGGTGGCGCTGGACACGTTCCAGGCGCTCAACCGTTCGCACACGCGCATCACGTACTGCACCAACACGCACCCGGGCTCGTCCGGCTCGCCGTGCTTCACGCAGGACCTGGAGCTGGTCGCGCTGCACCACAGCGGCGACCCGCGCCCCGGCCACGAGGCCGCCGAGGACGACGAGGGCATCCCCCTGGAGACCATCCGCGCCAGCCTGCCGTCCCCCGTCCTTCGCCACCTGGGCTGGGACTGACGTCGCGGATGCGGGGCCGGGGTGGGGGACTGCTATCGTCCCCGGCATGGGCCTTCCCGCTCGCAGTCGCACGACCTTGACGACCGTCTCCCCGCGCGCGGGCGCGGGCCTGACGTGGGCGGTGCTCTGCCTGCTGCCGGCGCTCGCGCTCGCGGCGCCGCGCTTCAGCGTCGCGGGGCTGACCTCCAACAACGAGGTGCGGCTGCGCACGCCCACCGGCCACCTGGAGACGGCGCTGCGGGTGGACCTGCTGCCCGGGTCCCCGGAGGCCGGGGGCGAGGCTTCCGCGGGCGGGGAGCCCGCGGGCACGCGGGTGACGGTGCTGGTGGATCCGCTGCTGGCGGCGGACGGCACGCAGGTGCCGGTGACGGTGCGCGTGGGGACGGCGACGGACGGCGCGGCGGAGGCGCCCATCTCCGTGCGGCAGCCGGTGACGGTGACGCTGTCGGCGGACCTGCCCTCGCCCGGGGACTACCGGGGCCGCGTGGTGCTGCTGGCGGACGGCGCGCGGGAAGTGACGCCGCTGCTCGTCCAGCGCGTGGAGGCCGCGCCGACGGTGCAGTTCTACCCGGTGTCGCCCGCGCGCGGCTGGACGCTGGGGCCGTTCTCCGGGAAGGCCACGGTGCGGCTGACCTTCAAGGAGACGGCGGGCGTGGGCGGCGCGGTGGGGCCCGCGGCGGTGGTGCAGCTGGACCGCAAGGAGGGCGGCGCGGGCAATGGCGCCGCGCCCGTGCAGGCGCAGGACGCCCGCTGGTCCTTCCGGGGGCCGGACGGCGCGCTCAGCGAGGGCGTCCTCCAGGTGCCCGCGAACGGCACCGGCCTCTTGAGCCTGGACGTGGACGGCCTGCCGGAGTCCGGCGAGTACACCGGCACGGTGCGGCTGGGCGTGCCGCAGGGCTCGCCGGTGGAGCAGACCTTCACCGTCTGGGTGAAGACGCCCGCGCTGTGGGGCGCGTTCCTCATCTTCCTGGGCGTGGTGACGTCCGCGGCGGTGCGCTTCTACGTGCAGCGCGTGCGCCCGCGCGTGACGCTGCGCGGCCGCGCGGAGGCGGCGCGCCAGAAGCTGCAGGAGCTGGTGCCCGCCCGTCCGCTGGAGCGCGAGGCGGCGGTGGCCGCGGCGCTGCGGCGGCAGGTGGACGCGCTGCTGCACGACATCCAGCGGCCGCTGAGCGGGCTCGCGGTGCAGGACTCCGTGCTGGCGCTCTTCGAGGCGCGCCTCCAGTTGTTCTCGCTCTGGTCCGTCCTGCTGCGCCAGTTGGAGGGGCTCAAGGGCATGGCCCTGCTGGACGCGGAGAAGAAGCTCAAGTCGGTGGAGTCGCTGCTCCAGAACGACCAGGCCACGTCCGCGGACTTCA
This genomic interval carries:
- a CDS encoding trypsin-like peptidase domain-containing protein, with the translated sequence MELEGSEREELTHALLGAFASVEELHRMVTVKCGRDFVLPVEREGAARARALVHTAEAEGWTDTLVRGAQAAAPGHPRIRRFLQSYFSSVQRSVSASALARIVRAAKQPMTPEDWRDRLALLSRRVCRVELDGGRALGTGFLVAPDVVLTNSHVIEHRLVEALRVRFDLKVLPERIAVHPGRVYAVTACLAQSPHSPADLMHPRPREATRDELDYAFLRIQDAPGEDRLGDRPRGFIPLPLSPAPFTTGALALVVQHPKGRPMQVALDTFQALNRSHTRITYCTNTHPGSSGSPCFTQDLELVALHHSGDPRPGHEAAEDDEGIPLETIRASLPSPVLRHLGWD